A single genomic interval of Xyrauchen texanus isolate HMW12.3.18 chromosome 8, RBS_HiC_50CHRs, whole genome shotgun sequence harbors:
- the LOC127647585 gene encoding GTPase IMAP family member 8-like isoform X2: MGEIAENLSPALHHHIVLLGKTGSGKSATGNTILSRKAFISKKSFKTVTQQVQSENATIDGVNLTVYDTPGLFDPDNKQSPEEMLERFTGLPEFDTQDPIVFLLVIRSDRFTAEEKTTVECIEDYLSDWHFRNTWIVFTRGDELVREETTIEELIKESEDLKEVVQRFDKRYFVFDNITQHPEAHQMEKFLESIRKVQPTRSLETKTFLHRQTPADHERNSNERRIILLGKTGSGKSATGNTILRKEMFTSECSFNTVTHQCSSQNSVVSGREVCVVDTPGFVDPTSKPEDLAKEMAQSVALCSPGPHAFLYVVSVKGRIKPEDVNDIKNIEKIYGEDVAKYTIPVFTHSDQLEGKSVEELIEQNETLKSFVEQCGGRYHIMNNKDKRNRKQVTELLDKIDRMVDKGGHYTNEMFQEAEKCRHDEEKKGTKKGEWIWTWIKRVWNNTLDFFRRLKNHFLAKAEQLFSFAHRIVDLESTVTLTCVTGDKSKLKKKWQMNNPKHNSTEETQELNCGIDQSKS, encoded by the exons ATGGGAGAGATTGCTGAGAATCTGTCCCCTGCTCTTCATCATCACATAGTCCTACTAGGAAAAACTGGATCTGGGAAAAGTGCAACGGGAAACACCATCTTGAGCAGAAAAGCTTTCATCTCAAAGAAAAGCTTCAAAACAGTAACTCAGCAGGttcaaagtgaaaatgcaacaaTAGATGGAGTGAATCTCACTGTTTATGACACACCAGGACTCTTTGATCCAGACAATAAACAGAGCCCTGAAGAAATGCTTGAAAGATTTACAGGACTTCCAGAGTTTGATACACAAGATCCCATAGTGTTTCTGCTGGTGATCAGATCTGACAGATTCACTGCAGAAGAGAAAACCACTGTTGAGTGTATTGAAGATTATTTGTCTGATTGGCACTTTAGGAACACGTGGATTGTTTTCACCAGAGGAGATGAGCTGGTGAGAGAAGAGACCACCATAGAAGAGTTAATAAAAGAATCCGAAGATTTAAAAGAAGTTGTGCAGAGATTTGACAAGAGATACTTTGTCTTCGACAACATCACACAACATCCTGAAGCTCATCAGATGGAAAAGTTCTTGGAAAGCATTAGAAAAGTACAACCTACAAGAT CTCTAGAGACCAAGACATTTCTACACCGACAGACACCAGCTGATCATGAAAGGAACTCCAATGAGAGAAGGATCATTCTGCTGGGGAAGACAGGCTCTGGAAAGAGTGCAACAGGAAATACTATATTGAGAaaagaaatgtttacatctgaatgtAGCTTTAACACGGTAACACATCAGTGCAGCAGTCAGAACTCAGTTGTTTCAGGAAGAGAGGTGTGTGTTGTTGATACTCCTGGATTTGTGGATCCAACTTCAAAACCTGAAGATTTAGCAAAAGAAATGGCACAAAGTGTGGCGCTTTGTAGTCCAGGGCCTCATGCTTTCCTTTATGTGGTGTCAGTTAAAGGGAGGATCAAACCTGAAGATgtaaatgacattaaaaatataGAAAAGATTTATGGAGAGGATGTAGCAAAGTACACAATCCCTGTGTTCACCCACAGTGATCAGTTAGAAGGAAAGAGTGTGGAAGAGCTCATTGAACAGAATGAAACCCTTAAAAGTTTTGTTGAGCAGTGTGGAGGCAGATATCACATCATGAACAATAAAGACAAGAGAAACAGAAAGCAGGTGACTGAACTACTAGACAAGATTGACAGAATGGTAGATAAAGGAGGACATTACACTAATGAAATGTTTCAGGAGGCAGAGAAATGTAGACATGATGAGGAAAAGAAGGGAACAAAGAAAGGAGAGTGGATTTGGACTTGGATTAAGAGAGTCTGGAATAATACTCTAGATTTCTTTAGGAGATTGAAGAATCATTTTCTTGCTAAAGCTGAACAATTGTTTTCATTTGCTCATAGGATTGTTGATCTTGAAAGTACAGTGACACTGACATGTGTGACAGGAGATAAATCTAAATTAAAGAAAAAGTGGCAGATGAATAATCCCAAACACAATAGCACTGAAGAAACTCAAGAACTAAACTGTGGAATTGATCAATCAAAGTcttaa
- the LOC127647585 gene encoding GTPase IMAP family member 8-like isoform X1 — translation MGEIAENLSPALHHHIVLLGKTGSGKSATGNTILSRKAFISKKSFKTVTQQVQSENATIDGVNLTVYDTPGLFDPDNKQSPEEMLERFTGLPEFDTQDPIVFLLVIRSDRFTAEEKTTVECIEDYLSDWHFRNTWIVFTRGDELVREETTIEELIKESEDLKEVVQRFDKRYFVFDNITQHPEAHQMEKFLESIRKVQPTRSALETKTFLHRQTPADHERNSNERRIILLGKTGSGKSATGNTILRKEMFTSECSFNTVTHQCSSQNSVVSGREVCVVDTPGFVDPTSKPEDLAKEMAQSVALCSPGPHAFLYVVSVKGRIKPEDVNDIKNIEKIYGEDVAKYTIPVFTHSDQLEGKSVEELIEQNETLKSFVEQCGGRYHIMNNKDKRNRKQVTELLDKIDRMVDKGGHYTNEMFQEAEKCRHDEEKKGTKKGEWIWTWIKRVWNNTLDFFRRLKNHFLAKAEQLFSFAHRIVDLESTVTLTCVTGDKSKLKKKWQMNNPKHNSTEETQELNCGIDQSKS, via the exons ATGGGAGAGATTGCTGAGAATCTGTCCCCTGCTCTTCATCATCACATAGTCCTACTAGGAAAAACTGGATCTGGGAAAAGTGCAACGGGAAACACCATCTTGAGCAGAAAAGCTTTCATCTCAAAGAAAAGCTTCAAAACAGTAACTCAGCAGGttcaaagtgaaaatgcaacaaTAGATGGAGTGAATCTCACTGTTTATGACACACCAGGACTCTTTGATCCAGACAATAAACAGAGCCCTGAAGAAATGCTTGAAAGATTTACAGGACTTCCAGAGTTTGATACACAAGATCCCATAGTGTTTCTGCTGGTGATCAGATCTGACAGATTCACTGCAGAAGAGAAAACCACTGTTGAGTGTATTGAAGATTATTTGTCTGATTGGCACTTTAGGAACACGTGGATTGTTTTCACCAGAGGAGATGAGCTGGTGAGAGAAGAGACCACCATAGAAGAGTTAATAAAAGAATCCGAAGATTTAAAAGAAGTTGTGCAGAGATTTGACAAGAGATACTTTGTCTTCGACAACATCACACAACATCCTGAAGCTCATCAGATGGAAAAGTTCTTGGAAAGCATTAGAAAAGTACAACCTACAAGAT CAGCTCTAGAGACCAAGACATTTCTACACCGACAGACACCAGCTGATCATGAAAGGAACTCCAATGAGAGAAGGATCATTCTGCTGGGGAAGACAGGCTCTGGAAAGAGTGCAACAGGAAATACTATATTGAGAaaagaaatgtttacatctgaatgtAGCTTTAACACGGTAACACATCAGTGCAGCAGTCAGAACTCAGTTGTTTCAGGAAGAGAGGTGTGTGTTGTTGATACTCCTGGATTTGTGGATCCAACTTCAAAACCTGAAGATTTAGCAAAAGAAATGGCACAAAGTGTGGCGCTTTGTAGTCCAGGGCCTCATGCTTTCCTTTATGTGGTGTCAGTTAAAGGGAGGATCAAACCTGAAGATgtaaatgacattaaaaatataGAAAAGATTTATGGAGAGGATGTAGCAAAGTACACAATCCCTGTGTTCACCCACAGTGATCAGTTAGAAGGAAAGAGTGTGGAAGAGCTCATTGAACAGAATGAAACCCTTAAAAGTTTTGTTGAGCAGTGTGGAGGCAGATATCACATCATGAACAATAAAGACAAGAGAAACAGAAAGCAGGTGACTGAACTACTAGACAAGATTGACAGAATGGTAGATAAAGGAGGACATTACACTAATGAAATGTTTCAGGAGGCAGAGAAATGTAGACATGATGAGGAAAAGAAGGGAACAAAGAAAGGAGAGTGGATTTGGACTTGGATTAAGAGAGTCTGGAATAATACTCTAGATTTCTTTAGGAGATTGAAGAATCATTTTCTTGCTAAAGCTGAACAATTGTTTTCATTTGCTCATAGGATTGTTGATCTTGAAAGTACAGTGACACTGACATGTGTGACAGGAGATAAATCTAAATTAAAGAAAAAGTGGCAGATGAATAATCCCAAACACAATAGCACTGAAGAAACTCAAGAACTAAACTGTGGAATTGATCAATCAAAGTcttaa